One Candidatus Cardinium hertigii DNA window includes the following coding sequences:
- a CDS encoding GPW/gp25 family protein: MEENYALNVGWKFPPFFNYHSNAVEMVRGLRAIKESLMILMRTRVGERIMEDDYGCDLTPLAFQPLDLNLETFMVNNIKQAIADHEPRVEVYQVQLTTPTDGEGVIAMHIRYKVRKWGIEDMLQYVYQP; the protein is encoded by the coding sequence ATGGAAGAAAATTATGCTTTAAATGTAGGATGGAAGTTTCCACCTTTTTTTAACTACCACAGTAATGCAGTAGAAATGGTAAGAGGGTTACGTGCTATTAAGGAGAGTTTAATGATTTTAATGCGCACGAGGGTAGGGGAGCGTATTATGGAAGACGATTATGGCTGTGATCTTACGCCATTGGCTTTTCAACCATTGGATCTTAACCTAGAAACGTTCATGGTAAACAACATTAAGCAAGCCATTGCAGACCATGAGCCAAGAGTAGAAGTATACCAGGTACAGTTAACCACACCAACTGATGGAGAGGGAGTTATTGCTATGCATATACGTTATAAAGTTAGGAAATGGGGTATAGAAGATATGCTCCAATATGTTTACCAGCCATAG
- a CDS encoding PAAR domain-containing protein: MPPAAVLLNKHICPMVTPAVPAVPHATGGMVMLGCPTVLIGSFPAARMGDTLLCNGPPPHPDTIVKGSATVLIGKKPAARLGDSTGMGGMLVQGCPTVMIGG, translated from the coding sequence ATGCCACCTGCAGCCGTATTGCTAAATAAGCACATTTGTCCTATGGTTACGCCAGCGGTTCCGGCCGTTCCCCATGCCACGGGTGGTATGGTTATGTTGGGTTGTCCAACCGTTCTAATAGGTTCTTTCCCCGCAGCTAGGATGGGCGATACGTTACTTTGTAATGGGCCGCCTCCTCATCCAGATACGATTGTTAAAGGGTCTGCGACAGTGCTCATAGGTAAAAAGCCAGCAGCACGTTTAGGAGATTCAACAGGTATGGGTGGTATGCTTGTGCAAGGGTGCCCGACAGTTATGATTGGGGGTTGA
- the vgrG gene encoding type VI secretion system tip protein VgrG yields the protein MDISSNVTFTLKIGSKVLDSTRYPVASIAVDKRINRIPYAKIVLQDGSIQSKTFAITDEDKQIFEVGAAVVIEAGYDGKLAQLFEGVIAKLAIHAQAAAGTTFTITCRDIAYKTTLTPKTVHFEKCKDSDFFKKILGNYSGLSSKLEATDVVHECITQHEISDWDFINLRAEANGQIVVVQDGTISIKKPTTSGRGVCTYTYGVDIINFKAEIDSKDQWEGAAVRVWDSSQQRVMNEKAEEPGEQSMGAISYKKLTAATKQGPAMLSHSGMLTPPEIKKLATSLLNRRRIAKIKGNLTVKGNAKLVHDHLITIDKGAKNFSGDAYVSGVQHRLSSGIWETTLTLGLDAQRYMLQYHDIGVLPAAGMMAPIHGLQLGIVKQITQDPQKNNRILVHLPLIQDKPQEGIWCRLASFYATKQAGSFIMPELEDEVVVGFMNDDIRFPIILGSLYNGKHIPPKMIDDKNLFKSFVSREKLEFTFHDDPEGPEIIIKTATGGLIQLSDKNKSIEIIDQNSNKIVLGTGGVAITSSKDIHLNAQGNISIQSGKDVVLEGMQNVNIKSMNINAQASMKAILNGNASTEVKSGMATIIKGTTVLIN from the coding sequence ATGGACATATCCAGTAATGTTACTTTTACCCTAAAAATAGGTTCTAAGGTCTTAGATAGCACCCGTTATCCCGTTGCATCTATTGCAGTGGATAAAAGGATCAATAGAATTCCTTATGCAAAAATTGTTTTGCAGGATGGCAGCATACAATCCAAGACTTTTGCCATAACCGACGAGGATAAGCAAATTTTTGAGGTAGGTGCTGCGGTAGTGATAGAGGCAGGCTACGATGGCAAATTAGCGCAACTATTTGAAGGCGTTATAGCCAAACTAGCGATACATGCCCAGGCGGCAGCTGGTACCACTTTTACAATAACTTGTCGAGATATTGCTTATAAGACAACGCTTACACCCAAGACCGTACACTTTGAAAAATGTAAGGATAGTGATTTTTTTAAGAAAATTTTGGGTAACTACAGTGGGTTAAGTAGCAAACTAGAAGCCACTGATGTAGTACATGAGTGCATTACACAGCATGAAATATCAGATTGGGATTTTATAAATCTTCGGGCAGAGGCCAATGGACAAATTGTAGTTGTACAAGATGGGACTATTTCGATTAAAAAACCTACAACCAGTGGAAGAGGCGTTTGCACTTATACGTATGGTGTTGATATCATTAATTTTAAAGCAGAGATAGATTCAAAAGATCAGTGGGAAGGGGCAGCGGTACGGGTTTGGGATAGTAGTCAGCAGCGCGTGATGAATGAAAAAGCAGAGGAACCTGGAGAGCAATCTATGGGTGCTATATCCTATAAAAAGCTAACAGCCGCTACGAAGCAGGGTCCTGCTATGCTATCCCACAGTGGTATGCTAACGCCTCCTGAAATAAAAAAATTAGCTACTAGTTTATTAAATCGAAGAAGAATAGCTAAAATAAAAGGCAACCTTACTGTTAAGGGCAATGCTAAGTTAGTACATGATCATCTTATAACCATTGACAAAGGTGCTAAAAACTTTTCAGGGGATGCCTATGTATCTGGTGTACAGCATAGGTTATCAAGCGGTATATGGGAAACCACCTTAACGTTAGGGTTAGATGCGCAGCGCTACATGCTTCAGTATCACGATATTGGAGTTCTTCCTGCGGCAGGAATGATGGCGCCCATACATGGTTTACAGCTTGGGATCGTCAAGCAGATTACGCAAGATCCTCAAAAAAACAATCGAATTCTGGTCCATTTGCCATTGATACAAGATAAACCGCAAGAGGGCATCTGGTGCCGTTTAGCCTCATTTTATGCTACGAAACAAGCCGGTTCTTTTATTATGCCAGAACTAGAAGATGAAGTAGTAGTAGGATTTATGAATGATGATATTCGTTTCCCCATTATTTTAGGGTCCCTCTACAATGGGAAGCATATCCCCCCTAAGATGATTGATGATAAAAATCTTTTTAAATCTTTTGTTTCTAGGGAAAAATTAGAGTTTACCTTTCATGATGATCCAGAAGGTCCTGAAATTATAATCAAGACAGCTACAGGAGGGCTTATTCAGCTATCCGATAAAAACAAAAGTATTGAGATCATAGATCAAAATAGTAATAAAATTGTTTTAGGTACAGGTGGGGTTGCTATAACCAGTAGCAAAGATATTCATTTAAATGCACAGGGAAATATTTCGATTCAATCAGGGAAAGATGTTGTCCTAGAGGGAATGCAAAATGTAAATATAAAAAGTATGAATATCAACGCACAAGCTTCTATGAAGGCTATTTTAAATGGAAACGCTAGTACAGAAGTTAAATCTGGTATGGCAACCATTATAAAAGGGACCACGGTGCTTATTAATTAA
- the lpxK gene encoding tetraacyldisaccharide 4'-kinase: protein MLSIWLHLLSWLYGLVVGLRNFLYDKKIKTSRCYIKPLLVNIGNLSAGGTGKTPFVIYLAQLFAEQKVVAVLSRGYKRKSSGFRLLNAHTTAATAGDEPWLIYQKTRQNFNIVVAVCENRIQGIAHITSYRPDVEIVLLDDAFQCRSIIPHVNILLTTFHRPFFTDHLLPLGRLREPQAASKRADIIIVTKCPSNLTKKNMTELQGTLQTYAPSAIFFTYIRYHKAVNIWSHQPVKVPSTLLLVTAIADPWPLYSHLKRAGYNVLHLAFPDHHWFKYKDIVHIINRFHALQDVNKAIITTEKDRARLINQPWTGLLTAFPILYIPMEVGFLPSNGHKECITQIDTLLYKPDRRGSNE from the coding sequence GTGCTATCCATATGGTTGCATTTGTTGAGCTGGTTGTATGGTTTGGTAGTGGGGTTGCGTAATTTTCTTTACGATAAAAAAATTAAAACCAGTCGCTGTTATATAAAACCTCTGTTGGTTAATATAGGAAATCTTTCCGCAGGTGGTACGGGAAAAACACCTTTTGTGATTTATTTGGCTCAATTATTTGCTGAACAAAAAGTTGTGGCAGTATTAAGCAGAGGGTATAAGCGCAAATCCTCCGGATTTAGATTACTTAATGCGCACACAACCGCTGCTACAGCAGGCGATGAACCATGGCTGATATATCAAAAAACCAGACAAAACTTTAATATTGTGGTCGCCGTTTGTGAAAATAGAATACAAGGGATCGCACACATTACCTCCTATAGGCCAGATGTCGAAATAGTGCTTTTAGATGATGCTTTTCAATGTCGTTCCATAATACCTCATGTCAATATTTTACTTACTACTTTCCATCGGCCTTTTTTTACAGATCATTTGCTGCCATTAGGGCGGCTACGTGAGCCTCAAGCGGCTTCTAAACGTGCAGATATTATTATTGTAACCAAGTGCCCCTCTAATTTAACAAAAAAAAACATGACGGAGCTGCAAGGAACGCTACAAACATACGCTCCCAGTGCTATTTTCTTTACTTATATCCGCTATCATAAAGCGGTTAACATTTGGTCTCATCAACCAGTAAAAGTTCCTTCTACGCTGTTGCTGGTGACCGCTATTGCAGATCCATGGCCCCTATATAGCCATTTAAAAAGGGCTGGATACAATGTACTACATCTTGCTTTCCCAGACCACCATTGGTTTAAATATAAGGATATAGTACATATTATTAATAGGTTTCATGCCTTACAAGATGTAAATAAAGCTATCATTACCACAGAAAAAGATCGTGCTCGATTAATAAATCAACCTTGGACAGGGTTATTGACTGCTTTCCCTATACTTTATATTCCAATGGAGGTAGGATTTCTGCCATCGAACGGTCACAAAGAATGTATAACACAAATTGATACCCTGCTCTACAAGCCTGATAGGAGGGGGTCGAACGAATGA
- a CDS encoding Nif3-like dinuclear metal center hexameric protein has translation MTTKESRLHYNSSMVVVSDIVNYLEQIIQLHCPCHLIKSGLIVGDLHSVVTGVLICLDITEAVLEEAMEQTCNLLITYQPFMLQPLSCITPENYKGRCTIKAIKNNLSIYVFYTNLDPLGNGASHEMAEALALQKNQPLLPWQTKMYKLTTFAPSYAEKKIITALYQAGALLATYEPTRLVGSTAVNTSDVTHSILPNNLNINHTEEKQLTFTLPMYAKEKSIQMLWQAHPYTTVPYYLEQIELTLEDSGIGSIGLLPIPLPAKYFLKYLKTKLALPNLRHTSYTDQLIYKVAIYAGEGSWLVETILDKQIDAFITTDLQYAQFLENNRNTLLIDIGYAAARSPIKKLIAALLLKEFNNIAILCCKTITNPIYHINA, from the coding sequence ATGACAACAAAAGAGTCCCGATTACATTACAATAGTTCTATGGTGGTAGTATCCGATATAGTCAATTACTTGGAGCAGATCATTCAGTTGCATTGCCCTTGCCACTTGATCAAATCTGGATTGATAGTAGGGGATCTGCATAGCGTAGTTACCGGTGTATTAATCTGCTTAGATATAACGGAAGCCGTACTAGAGGAAGCTATGGAACAAACCTGTAATTTACTTATTACGTATCAACCGTTTATGTTACAACCGTTAAGTTGTATTACGCCAGAGAACTACAAGGGCAGATGTACCATTAAGGCCATAAAAAATAACCTTTCTATTTACGTTTTTTACACTAATCTAGATCCTTTAGGGAATGGCGCTAGCCATGAGATGGCAGAGGCCCTTGCCTTACAGAAAAATCAGCCTCTTTTACCGTGGCAAACAAAAATGTATAAGCTTACTACTTTTGCACCATCCTACGCAGAAAAAAAGATCATAACGGCTTTATATCAAGCAGGTGCTCTTTTGGCCACGTATGAGCCAACGAGGTTAGTAGGTAGTACAGCTGTTAACACGAGCGATGTAACGCATTCCATTTTGCCTAACAACCTGAATATAAACCATACAGAAGAAAAGCAACTTACGTTTACACTACCTATGTATGCTAAAGAAAAGAGTATACAAATGTTATGGCAAGCGCATCCTTATACAACGGTTCCCTATTACTTAGAGCAAATAGAATTAACACTGGAAGATAGTGGAATTGGTAGTATAGGTCTATTGCCTATCCCCTTACCCGCTAAATATTTTCTTAAATACCTTAAAACTAAGCTTGCATTGCCCAATCTTAGGCATACAAGTTATACGGATCAACTCATTTACAAAGTGGCTATTTATGCAGGAGAAGGAAGTTGGTTAGTAGAAACCATATTAGATAAGCAAATAGACGCTTTTATCACAACGGATTTACAATATGCGCAATTTTTGGAAAATAATAGAAATACATTACTGATTGACATAGGCTATGCTGCTGCTCGCTCCCCTATTAAAAAATTAATAGCTGCTTTATTGTTAAAAGAATTTAATAACATTGCAATATTATGCTGTAAAACCATTACCAATCCTATTTACCATATTAACGCTTAA
- a CDS encoding zinc ribbon domain-containing protein — translation MDTNIADKLAQLLQIQEMDIQLDNIIKLGGSLPEEVRALEEHIKKLYKEIVNNEGLLSSLQEEIAQKKAFTKQVEKKIQQYESQQMEVRNNREYDIITKELELQQLDIQLAEKFLRTAYGKIDQITLDTEELKKILQTKEKEILTKQQELTLILQANEAESSLLQQKREVLVMELEELLYLNYERIRKSVQNKLAVVSLRKGGCGGCCIVIPPQQKLEIYERNKIVYCEHCGRMLIALEKPTDPSLFVS, via the coding sequence ATGGATACCAATATTGCGGACAAATTAGCACAACTTTTGCAAATTCAAGAAATGGATATACAACTTGATAACATCATCAAGCTGGGAGGTAGCCTACCAGAAGAAGTACGTGCATTAGAAGAGCATATAAAAAAGCTCTATAAAGAAATAGTAAATAACGAAGGACTTTTATCTTCTCTGCAGGAGGAAATTGCACAAAAGAAAGCATTTACCAAACAAGTAGAAAAAAAGATTCAGCAGTATGAATCCCAGCAAATGGAAGTACGCAATAACAGAGAATATGATATTATCACCAAAGAATTAGAACTACAACAATTAGATATTCAGCTTGCAGAAAAATTTCTACGCACAGCTTATGGCAAAATAGACCAAATAACACTTGACACAGAGGAATTAAAAAAGATTCTTCAAACAAAAGAAAAGGAGATTCTTACAAAGCAACAAGAACTTACCTTGATTTTACAAGCCAATGAAGCAGAATCCTCTTTGTTGCAACAAAAAAGAGAGGTGCTTGTAATGGAACTAGAAGAACTATTATATTTAAACTACGAACGCATTAGAAAAAGTGTTCAAAATAAGCTAGCTGTTGTATCACTTAGAAAAGGAGGGTGTGGTGGATGTTGTATTGTTATTCCGCCTCAACAGAAATTAGAAATATATGAGCGAAATAAAATAGTATATTGTGAGCATTGTGGTAGAATGCTTATTGCATTGGAAAAACCTACGGATCCTTCGCTATTCGTATCCTAA
- a CDS encoding TraR/DksA family transcriptional regulator: MKETIYSPEELKFFEKILLEKLDKAHYELQVLEKTLSRQEAGLESPGRLFEENAEVIETENIGQLAERQQKFIKQIESAIQRIKNGTYGICVLTGKAIGKERLKVVPHTMYAVDAKAKTPK, from the coding sequence ATGAAAGAAACTATATACTCACCTGAAGAATTAAAATTCTTTGAAAAGATTCTTTTAGAAAAGCTAGATAAAGCACATTACGAACTTCAGGTATTGGAAAAGACATTAAGTCGTCAAGAAGCAGGGCTTGAATCACCTGGTAGATTGTTTGAGGAAAATGCAGAAGTTATAGAAACAGAAAATATAGGTCAGCTAGCAGAACGGCAACAAAAGTTCATAAAGCAGATTGAATCAGCGATTCAACGCATTAAGAATGGAACCTATGGCATTTGTGTTTTAACGGGAAAAGCAATAGGAAAGGAACGTTTAAAGGTAGTCCCACATACTATGTATGCAGTAGATGCGAAAGCTAAAACACCTAAATAG
- a CDS encoding pseudouridine synthase, with translation MNIERSLLFMSACSLPLIRLNKFISNAGICARRAADRLIASGAITVNGHPVRTVGTKITLSAVVAYKGTILQAAKPTYILLNKPKGYVSTLQDPEGRKTVVDLISKRYCAERVYPVGRLDYDTMGLLLLTNDGALAQQLAHPSSQVQKYYHVILDRAIQADHYHSIQQGILLEDGFTKVDTLTIAVDNPRQLNVALHMGKNRIVRRIFEHFGYTIQKLDRIGYAHLTKKNIPRGKWIFLDLQAVAKLKSLS, from the coding sequence ATGAACATCGAAAGAAGTTTACTGTTTATGTCAGCTTGTTCTCTCCCGCTTATACGTTTAAATAAATTTATCAGTAATGCGGGGATATGTGCTAGAAGAGCAGCTGATCGATTAATTGCATCAGGTGCTATTACCGTAAATGGGCATCCCGTACGAACAGTAGGCACAAAGATAACGCTTTCTGCAGTGGTGGCCTACAAGGGTACTATTTTACAGGCGGCAAAGCCAACCTATATACTATTGAATAAGCCAAAGGGCTATGTAAGCACATTACAAGATCCGGAAGGCCGTAAGACAGTGGTGGATCTCATCAGCAAGCGCTATTGTGCTGAACGGGTTTATCCTGTTGGTCGATTAGATTATGACACAATGGGCTTGCTTTTACTTACCAACGATGGGGCACTGGCCCAACAGCTGGCACACCCTTCCAGCCAAGTGCAAAAATATTACCATGTAATATTGGATAGGGCGATACAAGCTGATCACTACCATAGCATTCAACAGGGTATCCTATTAGAGGATGGCTTTACTAAAGTAGATACACTAACCATAGCAGTAGATAACCCTCGTCAACTAAACGTAGCATTACATATGGGCAAAAACCGCATTGTACGAAGAATTTTTGAACATTTTGGTTATACTATTCAAAAATTGGACAGAATAGGATATGCCCACCTTACTAAAAAAAACATACCACGTGGTAAATGGATTTTTCTGGATCTTCAAGCAGTTGCTAAGCTTAAAAGCTTATCTTAA
- a CDS encoding ribosome-binding factor A, giving the protein MVHMHAVKSEQLARLLQKELGMLFLQEAAALLGPSLVSVTAVTMRNADSSARVYLSVALYEQKAVLLQKITRHKNSIRKLLAKRIAHKMRRVPDLKFYIDNTVRQGDRITSLIDQLDLSMDN; this is encoded by the coding sequence ATGGTTCATATGCATGCTGTTAAATCCGAACAACTTGCTAGGTTGTTACAGAAAGAGCTAGGAATGCTTTTCTTACAAGAAGCAGCTGCGCTATTGGGTCCTTCATTGGTTTCTGTTACGGCTGTAACGATGCGCAATGCAGACAGTAGCGCAAGGGTTTATTTGAGTGTTGCGCTGTATGAACAAAAAGCAGTTTTATTACAAAAAATTACGCGTCATAAAAATAGTATCCGCAAGCTATTGGCTAAAAGAATAGCGCATAAAATGCGTAGAGTTCCTGATCTAAAGTTTTATATTGACAATACGGTACGCCAAGGTGACCGTATTACCTCCTTAATTGACCAGCTCGACTTGTCTATGGATAACTAG
- a CDS encoding pyruvate dehydrogenase complex E1 component subunit beta, whose amino-acid sequence MRQIQFREALREAMMEEMQRDDAIFLMGEEVAEYGGAYKVSQGMLGHFGPERVIDTPISEGGFAGLGVGAAMNGLRPIIEFMTFNFSLVAIDQIVNGAAKLYAMSGGQYHVPIVFRGPTGNAGRLAAQHSQNFENWYANCPGLKVVVPSNPYDAKGLLKSAIRDDDPVVFMESELMYGDIGAVPSTEYLLPIGTAHVQQTGRDVTLVSFGKMVKVAHEAARTMQAEGVSVELIDLRSVRPLDIATIVQSIKQTNRLVIVEEAWPLGSIASEIAYQVQKQAFDYLDAPIQKVTNLDVPLPYAPTLVEAVLPNVAKTVAALQTVLYRKTSH is encoded by the coding sequence ATGCGGCAGATACAATTCAGGGAAGCATTGCGAGAGGCAATGATGGAAGAAATGCAGCGGGATGATGCCATTTTTTTAATGGGAGAGGAGGTAGCGGAATATGGTGGTGCCTACAAGGTCAGCCAAGGTATGTTAGGCCATTTTGGGCCAGAGCGTGTTATTGACACCCCTATCAGTGAGGGTGGTTTTGCTGGATTAGGGGTGGGAGCTGCTATGAATGGATTGCGTCCCATTATAGAATTTATGACGTTTAATTTCTCTTTAGTAGCCATTGATCAAATTGTAAATGGGGCAGCTAAGCTCTATGCTATGTCTGGTGGTCAGTACCATGTACCGATTGTATTCAGGGGACCTACTGGTAATGCAGGTAGGTTAGCCGCACAGCACTCCCAGAATTTTGAAAATTGGTATGCCAATTGTCCAGGGTTAAAAGTGGTAGTTCCCTCTAATCCTTATGATGCCAAGGGCTTGCTTAAAAGCGCTATTAGAGATGATGATCCTGTAGTATTTATGGAATCAGAATTGATGTATGGTGATATAGGGGCGGTTCCTTCAACGGAATACTTGTTGCCAATAGGTACTGCACATGTGCAGCAAACAGGGCGCGATGTAACGTTGGTTTCATTTGGCAAAATGGTAAAAGTAGCGCATGAAGCTGCACGAACTATGCAGGCAGAAGGGGTTTCTGTAGAGTTGATCGATTTGCGTAGTGTGCGGCCCCTAGATATCGCAACTATCGTACAATCTATAAAGCAAACCAATCGCCTGGTAATTGTAGAGGAAGCATGGCCGCTGGGCTCTATTGCTTCTGAAATAGCCTATCAGGTGCAGAAACAGGCTTTTGATTATTTAGATGCCCCTATTCAAAAGGTTACTAATTTAGATGTTCCTTTACCTTACGCACCTACTTTGGTAGAAGCGGTTTTGCCCAATGTGGCCAAAACAGTAGCTGCATTACAAACTGTTTTATATAGAAAAACATCACATTAA
- a CDS encoding diadenylate cyclase — MPYNLPPCMQEISCLDVVDILLVALLLYIVYKLIEGSTAIKIALGFGIIYLCYRVVEALKLRYLGIIFSKFTGLAPLFSVILFQREIRYFLSTLGKGAGIGKGIVAQLFPWLFPQKIEIDVTPVVKAVQVLGRGNIGALIVFTKDADLRYYEASGDLIDAVVSSRLLIAIFNKESPLHDGAVIIHNNKIAAARCILPVTENPNVASYFGLRHKAALGLTEITDTLAVVVSEESGQVSIARNGKIESNLSVQEIRSTIKDYLNKEWRG, encoded by the coding sequence ATGCCTTACAACTTACCCCCTTGTATGCAAGAGATAAGCTGTTTAGATGTAGTTGATATACTATTAGTTGCGTTATTGCTGTATATAGTATATAAGTTAATTGAAGGCAGTACAGCCATAAAAATTGCGTTAGGTTTTGGTATCATATATCTATGCTATAGGGTAGTTGAGGCGCTTAAGTTACGGTATCTAGGTATTATTTTTTCTAAATTTACAGGGTTAGCACCTCTCTTTTCTGTCATCCTATTTCAGCGGGAGATTCGTTATTTTTTATCCACTTTAGGTAAAGGTGCAGGGATTGGTAAAGGAATAGTTGCTCAGCTATTTCCATGGTTATTCCCTCAGAAAATTGAAATAGATGTAACCCCTGTTGTAAAGGCAGTACAAGTATTGGGGAGAGGAAATATTGGGGCGCTTATTGTTTTCACAAAAGATGCAGATCTTAGGTACTATGAGGCATCTGGTGATTTGATTGATGCCGTAGTATCTAGTCGGCTATTGATTGCTATTTTTAATAAAGAAAGTCCCTTGCATGATGGGGCAGTTATTATACATAACAATAAGATTGCAGCGGCACGTTGTATTTTACCTGTAACAGAAAATCCCAATGTAGCTTCTTATTTTGGGTTACGGCATAAAGCGGCGCTGGGGCTTACAGAAATAACAGATACCCTAGCAGTAGTTGTTTCGGAAGAATCTGGTCAGGTATCTATAGCTAGAAATGGAAAAATAGAAAGCAATTTATCTGTGCAAGAAATTAGGAGTACCATTAAGGATTATTTAAATAAGGAATGGCGTGGGTAA
- a CDS encoding E3 ubiquitin protein ligase has product MVKFFKEIFLLWASLLFTAGTCSLSNKNPREEQELPENVLNRRNQRGNQEQQQQEQTARTCSLSNKNPRKEQELPKNVLNRRSQRGNQEQQQQKQIDKRIEDQEWLELPQEERLNIIRAIICSEIDKEQREKEDQQEDYCVICMHQMDGEGEPECSKVTLPQHIDQNGRMVCGHAFCLSCLCRSIKMQLVCPICRTTINEAFIKNIKNKTPLE; this is encoded by the coding sequence ATGGTCAAATTTTTTAAGGAAATTTTTTTATTATGGGCTTCCCTATTGTTTACAGCGGGAACTTGTAGTTTGAGCAATAAAAATCCAAGAGAGGAGCAGGAATTGCCGGAAAACGTATTAAATAGAAGAAATCAGCGGGGCAATCAGGAGCAGCAACAACAAGAGCAAACAGCGAGAACTTGTAGTTTAAGCAATAAAAATCCAAGAAAGGAGCAGGAATTACCGAAAAACGTATTAAATAGAAGAAGCCAGCGGGGCAATCAGGAGCAGCAACAACAAAAGCAAATAGATAAGCGTATAGAAGATCAAGAATGGCTAGAATTGCCGCAAGAGGAGCGATTAAATATAATACGTGCAATCATATGCAGTGAAATAGATAAGGAACAGAGGGAGAAAGAGGATCAACAGGAAGACTATTGCGTAATATGCATGCATCAAATGGATGGTGAAGGAGAACCCGAATGTTCCAAAGTAACGCTTCCACAGCATATTGATCAAAATGGAAGGATGGTTTGTGGGCATGCTTTTTGTTTGAGCTGTTTATGTAGATCAATAAAAATGCAACTTGTCTGTCCTATATGTAGAACAACTATTAATGAAGCATTTATAAAAAACATAAAAAATAAAACTCCCCTGGAGTGA
- a CDS encoding RluA family pseudouridine synthase produces the protein METFSSSYPYKLYRITVSEADAAIRIDKFLSDALQVSRNKIQEAIAHQCIAVNNKAILKANYLVQPQDTITASIFFPPHLDSLIPEDKALDIVYEDEDLLVVHKPARMVTHPDKTHQTGTLANALLHYYKHFPLKDQLPTRPGLVHRLDKGTSGLLVVAKSSASLLALEKQFYDHKVVRTYYALIWGNPKEDKGSIGVPLIKSSYKCQVAVNSPMVGKGKHAVTHYQVIERFHHVALVKCTLETGRTHQIRVHMQHIGHPLFGDPYYGGTRIVSGQQYASYKAFVHNCFKLMPHQALHAAVLGFTHPIKHSFLSFEAALPENFAKLIEKWKKYVAAAIGHHAK, from the coding sequence GTGGAAACCTTTTCTTCTTCTTATCCCTACAAGCTGTATCGTATTACGGTTAGTGAAGCGGATGCAGCTATCCGTATAGATAAGTTTTTATCAGATGCCTTACAGGTTAGTCGGAATAAAATACAGGAGGCTATTGCCCATCAATGTATTGCTGTAAATAATAAGGCTATTTTAAAAGCCAATTATCTTGTGCAGCCTCAAGATACTATAACCGCTTCTATCTTTTTTCCTCCTCATTTAGATAGTCTTATCCCAGAAGATAAGGCCTTAGATATTGTATACGAAGATGAAGATTTGCTTGTAGTGCATAAACCCGCTCGAATGGTGACGCACCCAGATAAAACCCATCAGACAGGTACGTTAGCCAATGCGCTGCTGCATTACTATAAACATTTTCCTTTGAAAGATCAGTTGCCTACCAGGCCGGGATTGGTACATCGCTTAGATAAAGGGACTTCAGGCCTATTAGTCGTTGCTAAGAGCAGTGCAAGCTTACTTGCCTTAGAAAAGCAATTTTATGATCATAAGGTAGTACGTACCTATTATGCGTTGATTTGGGGGAACCCTAAAGAAGATAAAGGATCTATTGGTGTTCCTCTAATCAAAAGCAGCTATAAGTGTCAAGTCGCTGTGAATTCCCCTATGGTTGGCAAAGGGAAACATGCCGTTACCCATTATCAGGTTATAGAGCGGTTCCATCATGTTGCGTTGGTAAAATGTACGTTAGAAACCGGTCGTACGCATCAAATTCGGGTACATATGCAGCATATAGGTCATCCCCTATTTGGTGATCCTTATTATGGTGGTACGCGTATAGTAAGTGGTCAGCAATATGCTTCCTATAAAGCCTTTGTACATAATTGTTTTAAGCTTATGCCCCATCAAGCACTGCATGCTGCCGTGTTAGGTTTTACACATCCTATAAAGCATTCTTTTCTGTCATTTGAAGCAGCGTTACCAGAAAACTTTGCTAAACTTATCGAGAAATGGAAAAAATATGTGGCTGCTGCGATAGGTCATCATGCAAAGTAA